The proteins below are encoded in one region of Apostichopus japonicus isolate 1M-3 chromosome 22, ASM3797524v1, whole genome shotgun sequence:
- the LOC139964116 gene encoding complement factor B-like, protein MSGTMSKGWIILVLAAFSCLMQNAHSQCTLPEDPPNGKILSRNSDLTHTYRRGYRMRVTCDPSFRMRPESDRLTCVGDSWEPTIECVPEDCDLLPPFPRGNIIYRTGEAGVVARYACTERGYRLHGETRLTCQGDGTWSADSPVCRVSSDVPRCPPLLEEIEHGRSTAENRTYAPKEIINYYCEEGYRTTSQSWRACALKNIRHTYSAVWLGVTPRCEEITCPTLRGYIENGAAFATSNMVGSNATFRCDSGYELIGDSRLTCTRTGRWNGSIPVCDTGENHCPVLGIPLNGYKTGDRYNANDGVEFHCNAGYTLIGSQFRSCRPTGMWSGEPVKCIGDQDFDDIHEISLKMRENLDRFEASAPFEAVVSNETTNTNVHRTARFIPLSHDTGLDLYFMFDGSSSVGEDNFNIGKRFAKELVKEIGVTDRPNSLRVGALVINYETEIGFHAVAFDSTDEVLYAIDRIPYRGGGENIANAFQILSNVMLPNTAMLNRGNTFKTVFLITDGTGEATGGGDAQQDAREFRDLGVTIHCIGISQNASRRSLSGLASEPLQEHLFFLKDYSTLERFIKAVTNQTPEYSECGVSPRRISRRDRVEDTPARLGDWPWQIYIEIENTICGGTLIEANWILTAAHCLHGNVTFEAYAGIVNRFDGQRKKLQVNQTILHPDYDDVTKSNDIALIQLRKPVKLSFHIRKACLPDPAKENRLLTVGAAVVTGWGHNGVIPKKSKLPKRLEHDLQELIMKLRRRDECETSLVGNDEEDWFDETMTCAGYLGREVGLCTGDSGGPLVKYAKRGTSRRWTVIGVTSWGSGCALQNELDFFANVPHFVPWINENINPEAARLRRNT, encoded by the exons ATGTCGGGAACTATGTCCAAGGGGTGGATCATACTGGTGTTGGCTGCATTCAGCTGTCTTATGCAAAATG CTCACTCTCAGTGCACATTACCAGAAGATCCGCCAAATGGAAAGATTTTATCTCGCAACAGCGATCTTACCCATACTTACAGACGTGGTTACAGAATGAGAGTAACATGTGATCCGTCATTCCGGATGCGACCAGAATCAGACAGATTGACATGTGTTGGAGACAGTTGGGaaccaacaatcgaatgtgtcc CTGAAGACTGTGATCTCCTCCCCCCATTTCCAAGAggtaatattatatatagaacTGGAGAAGCCGGTGTGGTTGCCCGCTATGCGTGTACGGAACGAGGATATCGATTGCATGGCGAGACACGGTTAACGTGTCAAGGTGACGGTACCTGGTCTGCTGACagtccagtgtgtcgtg TCTCCTCAGATGTTCCTAGATGCCCTCCTTTACTGGAAGAAATAGAACATGGACGATCAACTGCTGAAAATCGCACATACGCACCAAAAGAAATAATCAATTATTATTGCGAAGAAGGCTACAGAACAACTAGTCAATCATGGAGAGCGTGTGCCTTGAAAAATATCCGACATACGTATAGTGCAGTCTGGCTTGGAGTAACCCCTCGGTGCGAAG AAATAACCTGTCCTACACTTAGGGGTTATATAGAAAATGGTGCAGCCTTTGCGACTTCGAACATGGTTGGTTCAAACGCTACCTTCAGGTGTGATTCAGGATATGAGTTGATAGGTGACTCTCGTTTGACCTGTACAAGAACAGGACGATGGAATGGATCAATACCAGTTTGCGATACGGGAG AAAATCATTGCCCTGTTCTGGGTATACCACTGAACGGTTACAAGACTGGCGATCGGTATAATGCAAATGACGGCGTAGAATTTCATTGCAACGCAGGTTATACGTTGATTGGGTCACAGTTTAGAAGTTGTCGTCCGACCGGCATGTGGTCGGGTGAACCAGTGAAATGCATTG GCGATCAAGATTTTGACGACATCCACGAGATATCGTTAAAGATGAGAGAAAATTTAGACAGGTTTGAAGCTAGCGCACCTTTTGAAGCTGTTGTGAGTAATGAGACTACAAACACTAATGTCCATCGAACTGCACGATTTATCCCATTGAGCCACGATACTGGGCTGGATCTTTACTTCATGTTTGACGGATCTTCAAGCGTTGGCGAAGATAACTTCAATATTGGAAAAAGGTTTGCAAAAGAACTCGTTAAAGAG ATTGGTGTGACCGATAGACCAAACTCATTGAGGGTCGGAGCGTTGGTTATCAACTATGAGACGGAGATTGGCTTTCATGCTGTAGCATTTGATTCAACTGACGAAGTCCTTTATGCCATTGATCGTATACCATACAGAG GTGGTGGGGAAAATATAGCCAATGCCTTCCAGATTTTGTCTAACGTGATGCTTCCAAACACCGCAATGCTCAATAGGGGAAACACCTTTAAGACAGTATTTCTTATAACTGACGGTACCG GGGAAGCTACTGGAGGAGGTGACGCGCAACAGGATGCCAGAGAATTTAGGGACCTAGGTGTTACAATACATTGTATTGGAATTAGTCAGAATGCTAGCAGACGGTCACTCAGTGGTCTGGCAAGTGAACCTTTACAggaacatcttttttttctgaaagaCTACTCAACGCTTGAACGTTTCATCAAGGCAGTCACCAATCAAACACCCG AATACAGTGAGTGCGGCGTGTCCCCCCGAAGAATATCAAGGAGGGATAGAGTAGAAGATACACCTGCTAGATTGGGTGACTGGCCATGGCAAATTTACATTGAAATAGAA AACACCATCTGTGGGGGAACGCTTATTGAGGCAAACTGGATTTTGACGGCAGCACATTGTCTCCATGGCAATGTCACATTCGAAGCTTATGCAG GCATTGTTAATAGATTCGATGGGCAACGGAAGAAATTACAAGTCAATCAGACCATTCTGCATCCCGACTACGATGATGTGACAAAGAGTAATGACATAGCATTGATTCAACTCAGAAAACCGGTTAAACTGAGTTTTCATATTAGAAAGGCTTGTCTGCCAGATCCCGCAAAAG AGAACCGGTTGCTCACTGTTGGTGCTGCAGTTGTGACAGGATGGGGACACAACGGAGTAATTCCAAAAAAATCGAAGCTTCCCAAAAGACTGGAACACGACCTTCAGGAACTAATCATGAAACTTCGCAGGCGAGATGAATGTGAAACAAGTCTGGTTGGAAACGATGAAGAAGACTGGTTTGATGAAACTATGACGTGTGCTGGGTACCTCGGTCGAGAAGTAGGACTTTGCACTGGAGATTCGGGAGGACCTTTAGTGAAGTATGCTAAAAGAGGGACATCGCGCCGTTGGACTGTCATTGGAGTCACCAGTTGGGGCAGTGGATGTGCTTTGCAAAATGAGTTAGATTTCTTCGCAAATGTCCCACACTTTGTTCCTTGGATTAATGAAAATATCAACCCGGAAGCAGCGCGGTTGAGGCGGAACACATAG